Proteins encoded by one window of Procambarus clarkii isolate CNS0578487 chromosome 55, FALCON_Pclarkii_2.0, whole genome shotgun sequence:
- the LOC138349642 gene encoding uncharacterized protein: MLHYLAYYKNKREILTEHTEELLCGIFPSYLSKDPNKYTIEEKHLSTKNKSGILALLKQGQKLCSDKLSDAKRLFGYQEEDVDVSEPYLELCDSEDDDDEDEDLLLN; the protein is encoded by the exons atgctgcattatctcgcatattacaagaataagagagagattttaaccgaacatactgaagagttgttatgtggaatttttccttcatatctaagcaag gatcctaacaagtacactattgaagagaagcacctatcaaccaaaaataagagtggaatcttggctcttttgaagcaagggcaaaagttgtgttctgacaagctgagtgatgcaaagcgtttatttggataccaggaagaggatgttgatgtttccgagccctacctggagctttgtgacagtgaagatgatgatgatgaagatgaagatttactactaaactga